Proteins from one Trichoplusia ni isolate ovarian cell line Hi5 chromosome 9, tn1, whole genome shotgun sequence genomic window:
- the LOC113497135 gene encoding androgen-dependent TFPI-regulating protein-like has translation MSMSSSPAKVQDIKVFGYSLLHIRLCWYSVSFLHLLVTAVVSLSVDVTVDEDPMVRAYSRVRWKLITFVFNVVILFYLPLYLYCDLQEYYGQLSPRVEKLRRILNEVMTVFLVPVTTFSDALFWLLYCTKPGIIAPPRLLKYLPYWAQHSLHTVSMVTVLMDLILTPRSRPRNMRKRALILMCLGIIYDLLVYACKLNGEYVYAILETVSFTSEILMYSAFVLSLPVIYYAQWYFIELVWGKNGTKLGKSKKDT, from the exons ATGTCAATGTCCTCATCGCCCGCTAAAGTTCAAGATATCAAAGTGTTTGGATACTCCTTGCTGCACATTAGGCTGTGTTGGTACAGTGTGTCGTTCTTACATCTGCTGGTGACGGCCGTGGTCTCCCTGTCTGTGGATGTGACAGTCGACGAGGATCCCATGGTCAGGGCCTACAGCCGCGTCCGGTGGAAGCTGATcacgtttgtttttaat GTGGTGATTTTATTCTACTTGCCTCTGTATTTGTACTGCGATCTTCAAGAGTACTACGGCCAGTTATCGCCGCGTGTCGAAAAGCTGAGgagaattttaaatgaagttaTGACAGTCTTCTTGGTACCTGTGACTACT ttttcagaTGCATTATTCTGGCTATTATATTGCACGAAACCCGGTATAATAGCTCCACCGCGGTTGTTAAAGTACCTGCCGTATTGGGCGCAACACTCACTGCACACCGTATCCATGGTAACCGTGCTCATGGACCTTATCCTCACACCAAGAAGTAGACCAAGAAATATGAGAAAACGAGCGCTCATACTTATGTGTCTCGGTATAATTTATGATCTCCT agtGTATGCTTGCAAATTAAATGGTGAATACGTGTACGCGATTCTGGAGACAGTGAGCTTCACCTCAGAGATATTAATGTATTCAGCATTCGTCTTGTCACTTCCAGTTATATACTACGCCCAGTGGTACTTCATAGAACTTGTGTGGGGAAAAAATGGAACGAAGCTTGGAAAATCAAAAAAAGATACATAG
- the LOC113497219 gene encoding alpha,alpha-trehalose-phosphate synthase [UDP-forming] 56 kDa subunit: MSGTDSSSASRTACNSKGSMIVVSNRLPFILKRNEKTGDLERKASAGGLVTAVAPVVIRGAGIWVGWPGIHLEDPNEKIPESDPKDKTPTAGLLSEKIVPIHAEPKLFDSYYNGCCNGTFWPLFHSMPDRATFIADHWKAYIKINEEFAEKTVRALHLLKQQKGKNGSSPPIVWVHDYHLMLAANWIRQRVEEDDIKCKLAFFLHIPFPPWDIFRLFPWSDELLQGILGCDMVGFHITDYCLNFIDCCQRNLGCRVDRKNLLVELGGRTICVRPLPIGVPFDRFVQLAQNAKPVLSTSQQIILGVDRLDYTKGLVHRLKAFERLLEKYPEHIEKVVLLQISVPSRTDVKEYQDLKEEMDQLVGRINGRFTTPNWSPIRYIYGCVGQDELAAFYRDAAVALVTPLRDGMNLVAKEFVACQINKTPGVLIVSPFAGAGEMMHEALICNPYELDDAAEVIHRALIMPEDERIVRMNHLRRREQLNDVDSWMKAFLKAMDSLEEEADDIGATSMQPVTIDDFDEYLSKYIGYTQKLALLLDYDGTLAPIAPHPDLATLPLETKHTLQRLSNMSDVYIAIISGRNVNNVKNMVGIEGITYAGNHGLEILHPDGSKFVHPMPMELQDKVVDLLKALQEQVCKDGAWVENKGALLTFHYRETPVAKRAALAEQARKLITAAGFTPAPAHCALEARPPVQWDKGRASIYILRTAFGLDWSERIRIIYAGDDVTDEDAMLALKGMAATFRIASSHITKTSAERRLSSTDSVLAMLKWVERHFSRRKPRANSLTYKSARKARDTIQMHMSYQLPPRTSPRHTPPRTPDKLSSGSDSS, encoded by the exons ATGAGTGGAACGGACAGCTCTAGTGCCAGTCGAACTGCGTGCAACAGTAAAGGCAGCATGATTGTTGTTTCGAACCGGCTGCCTTTTATATTGAAGAGAAATGAGAAAACCGGCGATTTGGAGAGGAAGGCCAG TGCCGGTGGTTTAGTAACAGCTGTAGCGCCAGTGGTGATCCGTGGCGCCGGCATCTGGGTGGGATGGCCCGGTATCCATCTGGAGGACCCCAATGAGAAGATCCCGGAGTCAGACCCCAAGGACAAGACCCCTACAGCCGGACTGCTCTCGGAGAAG ATAGTACCAATCCACGCAGAACCAAAGCTCTTCGACAGCTACTACAATGGATGCTGCAACGGTACCTTCTGGCCACTCTTCCACTCAATGCCAGACCGAGCTACGTTCATCGCTGATCACTGGAAGGCGTACATCAAGATTAACGAGGAATTCGCCGAGAAAACAGTGAGGGCTCTACATCTCCTGAAACAACAAAAGGGAAAGAATGGAAGCTCCCCACCCATTGTATGGGTCCATGATTATCATCTTATGTTAGCTGCTAACTGGATTAGACAG CGTGTTGAAGAAGATGACATAAAATGTAAGCTAGCGTTCTTCCTGCACATTCCGTTCCCGCCATGGGATATATTCAGATTGTTCCCCTGGTCAGACGAGTTGTTGCAGGGTATTCTTG GTTGTGACATGGTTGGATTCCACATAACGGACTATTGCCTGAACTTCATAGATTGTTGCCAAAGAAACTTGGGTTGTCGAGTGGACAGAAAGAATCTTCTCGTTGAGTTGGGAGGACGCACCATCTGTGTGCGACCGCTGCCTATTGGAGTCCCCTTCGACAGATTCGTGCAGCTGGCACAAAACGCGAAACCAGTGCTCTCTACAAGCCAGCAAATAATATTAGGAGTTGATAGACTGGATTATACCAAAGGATTAGTGCATAGACTAAAAGCTTTCGAGAGGCTACTGGAGAAGTACCCGGAACACATAGAGAAGGTGGTGTTACTGCAGATCTCAGTGCCGTCGCGGACGGATGTCAAGGAGTATCAAGACTTGAAGGAGGAGATGGATCAGCTTGTGGGAAGGATCAATGGAAGATTCACTACACCCAACTGGTCACCAATTAG GTACATCTACGGATGCGTTGGTCAAGATGAGCTAGCAGCGTTCTACCGCGACGCAGCCGTCGCTCTGGTCACACCTCTGCGAGACGGCATGAACCTGGTCGCTAAGGAGTTCGTAGCTTGTCAAATCAACAAAACTCCAGGGGTTCTCATAGTGTCACCCTTTGCTGGTGCTGGAGAAATGATGCACGAGGCTCTCATCTGCAATCCTTACGAACTGGACGATGCTGCTGAAGTTATTCACAG GGCTTTGATAATGCCGGAGGACGAGCGTATAGTGCGTATGAACCACTTGAGACGACGTGAGCAGCTGAATGATGTTGACAGCTGGATGAAGGCATTCTTGAAAGCGATGGACTCTTTAGAGGAAGAGGCCGATGATATCGGAGCTACGTCCATGCAGCCCGTCACCATTGATGACTTCGATGAATATCTTTCGAA GTACATCGGCTACACCCAGAAGTTGGCCCTACTCCTGGACTACGACGGGACCCTGGCCCCCATCGCTCCTCACCCCGACCTCGCCACGCTGCCGCTGGAGACCAAGCACACGCTGCAGAGGCTCTCCAACATGTCCGATGTTTATATTGCTATCATCTCCGGCAGAAATGTCAACAATGTTAAGAATATG GTGGGAATCGAAGGCATCACGTACGCCGGTAACCACGGTCTGGAGATCCTGCACCCTGATGGCAGCAAGTTCGTTCACCCCATGCCCATGGAACTGCAGGATAAGGTCGTCGACTTGCTGAAGGCACTACAGGAACAG GTGTGCAAAGACGGCGCGTGGGTAGAGAATAAGGGCGCCCTGCTGACGTTCCACTACCGCGAGACGCCGGTGGCCAAGCGCGCGGCGCTGGCGGAGCAGGCGCGCAAGCTCATCACGGCGGCCGGCTTCacgcccgcgcccgcgcactGCGCGCTCGAGGCCCGCCCGCCCGTGCAGTGGGACAAGG GTCGTGCATCCATTTACATCCTGAGGACTGCTTTTGGCTTGGACTGGAGTGAAAGGATTAGGATTATCTACGCGGGTGACGACGTTACTGATGAAGACGCTATGCTG GCACTGAAAGGTATGGCAGCAACATTCCGCATCGCGTCGTCCCACATCACGAAGACGTCCGCGGAGCGTCGCCTGTCGTCCACGGACTCGGTGCTGGCGATGCTGAAGTGGGTGGAGCGTCACTTCTCGCGGCGCAAGCCCCGCGCCAACTCGCTGACGTACAAGTCGGCCCGCAAGGCGCGCGACACCATCCAGATGCACATGTCGTACCAGCTGCCGCCGCGCACGTCGCCGCGCCACACGCCGCCGCGCACTCCCGACAAGCTCTCCAGCGGCTCCGACTCCAGCTAA